Proteins found in one Drosophila innubila isolate TH190305 chromosome X, UK_Dinn_1.0, whole genome shotgun sequence genomic segment:
- the LOC117789110 gene encoding mitogen-activated protein kinase kinase kinase 7, which produces MAAASQNALQAAYVDFSEIALAEKVGHGSYGVVCKAMWRNQLVAVKEFFASAEQKDIEKEVKQLSRVKHPNIIALHGISSYQQATYLIMEYAEGGSLHNFLHGKVKPAYSLAHAMSWARQCAEGVAYLHGMAPKPLIHRDLKPLNLLLTNKGRNLKICDFGTVADKSTMMTNNRGSAAWMAPEVFEGSKYTEKCDIFSWAIVLWEVLSRKQPFKDIDNAYTIQWKIYKGERPPLLDNCPKHIEQLMTACWKTAPEDRPSMQYIVGKMNEIIKDYVGADKALEYSFVNQQIVTKESDGTVAAQYDSFSHSSSDMSLASTQLTPTNVRGTATEIGTGTGTGTGTRTGTGTGSSNTENTSSERTPTNSGQLDNNGVFLMSSSNRWDAIPEEDSSESQNASFNLTSSAEASKRLETIRNGMIRMASRPMEQLTLDVEANGFDLNHSESSSSSLHAKSDGRERLTVTDTKPVIVTSNTTTDLTNNNNNNNNNNHNNNSNNNDNITNGLLSHAPNANANEKNDCVDAEVDLDLDLDVDADVDAGCGCTEQSLAVLLDPELQPEPPIPNNAESLAIYRDHRHMAKEYLSVDTNLYYAQDFKEKLILQMDQIERAEKKDLLRKIKDRDGLQSLYNNLQQQWEKLPASRQANTHSRLQQPVVNSSSSSNININSSSSNNSNSQELTSSDIVENDGWVVIAPHHNA; this is translated from the exons aTGGCCGCCGCGTCTCAAAATGCACTGCAAGCTGCCTATGTGGACTTTAGCGAGATTGCGCTGGCCGAG AAAGTCGGCCATGGATCATATGGTGTTGTCTGCAAAGCAATGTGGCGTAATCAGCTGGTGGCCGTCAAGGAGTTCTTTGCCAGCGCCGAGCAGAAGGACATCGAGAAGGAGGTGAAGCAACTGTCGCGAGTTAAGCACCCCAATATTATTGCATTGCACGGCATCTCATCGTATCAACAGGCCACATATCTAATCATGGAGTACGCCGAGGGTGGCTCCTTGCATAACTTTCTGCATGGAAAAGTGAAGCCCGCCTACAGCTTGGCCCATGCGATGAGTTGGGCACGCCAATGTGCCGAG GGTGTCGCCTACCTGCATGGAATGGCTCCTAAGCCGCTGATACATCGCGATCTGAAGCCGCTCAATTTGCTGCTGACCAACAAGGGACGCAATCTGAAGATTTGTGATTTTGGCACTGTCGCCGACAAGTCCACCATGATGACAAATAATCGAGGCAGCGCTGCATGGATGGCGCCCGAG GTGTTTGAAGGCTCGAAATACACGGAGAAGTGCGACATCTTCAGCTGGGCCATTGTGCTTTGGGAGGTGTTGTCCCGGAAGCAGCCCTTTAAGGATATTGACAATGCCTACACCATACAGTGGAAGATATACAAAG GTGAACGACCGCCGCTGCTGGACAATTGCCCCAAGCATATTGAGCAACTGATGACAGCCTGCTGGAAGACGGCACCCGAGGATCGACCCTCCATGCAGTATATTGTGGGCAAGATGAATGAGATTATCAAAGACTATGTGGGCGCCGACAAGGCGCTAGAATATTCGTTTGTTAACCAACAA ATTGTGACCAAAGAGAGCGACGGCACGGTGGCCGCGCAATATGACAGCTTTAGTCACAGCTCCAGTGACATGAGCCTTGCATCCACACAGTTGACACCAACAAATGTGCGTGGAACTGCGACTGAGATTGgcactggaactggaactggaaccgGAACtaggactgggactgggactggctCCAGTAACACCGAAAATACCTCATCTGAAAGAACGCCCACCAATTCGGGCCAACTTGACAATAATGGAGTGTTCCTCatgagcagcagcaatcgCTGGGATGCCATACCCGAGGAGGATAGCAGCGAGAGTCAAAATGCTAGTTTCAATTTAACATCATCGGCCGAGGCGTCCAAACGTTTGGAAACCATACGCAATGGAATGATACGAATGGCCAGCAGACCGATGGAACAGCTTACCCTGGATGTTGAAGCG aATGGCTTCGATTTGAATCACAgcgagagcagcagcagcagtttgcATG CTAAAAGCGATGGCCGGGAACGGCTGACAGTGACGGATACGAAGCCGGTGATCGTGACCAGCAACACCACCACAGACctcactaacaacaacaacaacaataacaataataaccaCAATAATAACAGTAATAACAACGATAACATTACAAATGGACTGctcagccacgcccccaatGCCAACGCAAACGAGAAGAATGATTGCGTCGATGCGGAAGTGGATTTAGATCTGGATCTAgatgtggatgcggatgtAGATGCCGGCTGTGGTTGCACAGAGCAATCGTTAGCGGTTCTGTTAGATCCCGAATTGCAGCCGGAGCCGCCCATACCGAACAATGCCGAGTCGCTGGCAATCTATCGTGATCATCGCCATATGGCCAAGGAGTATCTCAGCGTGGACACGAACCTGTACTATGCGCAGGACTTTAAGGAGAAGCTCATTCTGCAAATGGATCAAATCGAGCGCGCAGAGAAAAAGGATCTCTTGCGCAAAATCAAAGATAGG GATGGCCTACAAAGTCTGTACAATAATCTGCAGCAGCAATGGGAGAAGCTGCCGGCATCTCGTCAGGCAAACACTCACTCACGGCTGCAGCAACCTGtcgtcaacagcagcagcagcagcaacatcaacatcaacagcagcagcagcaacaacagcaacagccaagAGTTGACTAGCAGCGACATTGTGGAGAACGATGGATGGGTTGTCATTGCACCCCATCATAATGCGTAG
- the LOC117793611 gene encoding kelch-like protein 26, translating to MSTTIAAPTTATTSAAGAGETVAGGEKNLLFGLNKLRSQGKLTDVTLIVEDHRFKAHRVVLAASSDYFCAMFADCAMIESRKEEITLYGVTARAMGRIILYIYTSLLDLNVDNVEETLAAATHVQVKEVIERCTVFLEQKISMDNCLAIASMAEIYGQLALAERAYRYICAHFKEFADSGDFKDVKLEQLHFILSSNYPIDVSELELVRLLCSYGLDQQLDESALRELLRLIKWQYIGYDELKSLRQLLNYSLVEEYLAKLQDSGHGQESNSETLELCLQRQGQVQIQGQELEQGPTNMRGMELSLLKIGGFEWKGLTNEIMCFSPTKMKWYELTSIPHIDQCNFGTAVLNNELFIVGGAYDVCLKEYIHPFGFRYCPLRDSWVTIAPIQLDRCRFSLNAVGKQHLYAVGGIVEHDDNSEEALRRMSNVERYDIVSNTWTYMPSLQENRSQHAGVVVGDKLYISGGIHLANILSSMWCFDTKSERWLELAPMPTPCCDHVLVAIDNRIYACGGWHETLRESRVLVEHIFAYDIKSNTWSVETKIPAPKFYSGVTSMRRTIFFVGGLDSTESIDRASSETMAYDLDTGDWWHRKDSWDTPNDVWESTCAAIYVPSFDS from the exons ATGTCCACGACAATCGCAgccccaacaacagcaacaacatcggcAGCGGGAGCGGGAGAAACAGTTGCTGGAGGTGAGAAGAATCTATTGTTTGGTCTCAATAAGCTGCGCTCCCAAGGCAAGCTGACAGATGTGACGCTGATTGTGGAAGATCATCGTTTCAAG GCCCATCGTGTTGTCCTGGCTGCAAGTAGCGACTATTTTTGCGCCATGTTTGCCGATTGTGCCATGATTGAGTCGCGCAAGGAGGAGATCACATTATATGGCGTCACAGCGCGGGCAATGGGACGgattatactttatatatacacatcgCTGCTCGACTTGAATGTGGACAATGTGGAGGAGACGCTCGCAGCGGCCACTCATGTCCAGGTCAAGGAGGTCATCGAGCGCTGTACCGTCTTTCTGGAGCAAAAGATTAGCATGGACAACTGTCTGGCCATAGCGAGCATGGCTGAGATTTATGGTCAACTGGCGTTGGCCGAACGCGCCTATCGTTATATCTGTGCGCACTTTAAGGAGTTTGCGGACAGCGGAGATTTCAAGGATGTGAAGCTGGAGCAGCTGCACTTTATACTGTCCAGCAATTATCCGATTGATGTCAGTGAACTGGAGCTGGTGCGTCTGCTCTGCAGCTATGGACTCGACCAGCAGCTGGACGAGAGCGCATTGCGGGAGCTCTTGCGTCTGATTAAATGGCAATATATTGGATACGATGAGCTCAAGTCACTGCGGCAACTACTCAACTACTCGCTGGTCGAGGAGTATCTGGCCAAGTTGCAGGACAGCGGCCACGGCCAGGAGTCCAACTCTGAGACGCTCGAGCTGTGCCTGCAGCGACAGGGACAGGTACAGATACAGGGACAGGAACTGGAACAGGGACCCACAAATATGCGCGGCATGGAACTGAGTCTGCTCAAAATTGGCGGCTTCGAGTGGAAGGGTCTAACCAATGAGATTATGTGCTTCTCGCCAACTAAAATGAAGTGGTATGAATTGACTTCCATACCGCACATTGATCAGT GCAATTTTGGCACCGCCGTTCTCAATAACGAACTCTTCATTGTGGGCGGCGCATACGATGTCTGCCTCAAGGAGTATATCCATCCATTTGGCTTTCGATACTGCCCGCTGCGCGACTCCTGGGTAACCATTGCACCTATTCAGTTGGATCGCTGTCGCTTCTCTCTCAATGCTGTGGGCAAACAGCATCTATATGCCGTCGGCGGCATTGTCGAGCACGACGATAACTCCGAGGAGGCACTGCGTCGCATGTCCAATGTGGAGCGTTACGATATTGTCAGCAACACATGGACCTATATGCCCAGCCTGCAGGAGAATCGAAGTCAGCATGCTGGCGTCGTTGTTGGCGACAAGCTCTACATATCAG GTGGCATCCATTTGGCCAACATATTGTCCAGCATGTGGTGCTTCGATACCAAGAGCGAACGTTGGCTGGAACTGGCGCCGATGCCAACGCCATGCTGTGACCATGTTTTGGTTGCCATCGACAATCGAATCTATGCCTGCGGCGGCTGGCATGAAACGCTTAGAGAATCCCGTGTCCTGGTGGAGCACATCTTTGCGTATGACATCAAGAGCAATACGTGGAGCGTCGAAACGAAAATACCAGCACCAAAATTCTATTCAGGCGTCACGTCAATGCGTCGTACTATCTTTTTTGTGGGTGGACTGGATTCCACCGAGTCCATTGATCGTGCCAGTTCGGAAACAATGGCCTATGATCTGGACACTGGCGATTGGTGGCATCGAAAGGACTCGTGGGATACGCCCAACGATGTCTGGGAATCCACATGTGCCGCCATCTATGTGCCCAGCTTTGACTCATAG